A genomic window from Bdellovibrio sp. ArHS includes:
- a CDS encoding response regulator, with translation MKEGGKKVLVIDDEASIRKLLRVSLEGNGYQVEEAALGREGISLAASLRPDVVLLDLGLPDVQGLEVLREIRGWSRVPIIVLTVQDSDSDKVSALDGGADDYITKPFSLPELLVRMRVALRHASASISEKSEFRSGPLKMDFPGHLVTVDEVHIKLTSTEFNILKVLMRYKGKVVTHRMLLNEVWGPNSVEHTHYLRVYVGALRKKLKISENTPDIIVTEAGVGYRLLDL, from the coding sequence ATGAAAGAAGGCGGCAAAAAAGTTTTAGTCATCGATGATGAGGCCTCTATTCGAAAGCTCTTACGCGTCAGTCTTGAGGGGAATGGTTATCAGGTGGAAGAGGCCGCCTTGGGACGTGAAGGAATTTCTTTGGCGGCGTCATTGCGACCTGATGTTGTTCTTTTAGATCTCGGGTTGCCCGATGTTCAAGGTCTGGAGGTGCTTAGAGAAATTCGCGGCTGGAGTCGGGTGCCGATAATCGTCTTAACGGTCCAGGATTCCGACAGCGACAAGGTCAGCGCCTTGGATGGAGGGGCGGACGACTATATTACGAAGCCCTTCAGTCTTCCTGAACTCTTGGTGCGTATGCGCGTGGCCCTTCGTCATGCTTCGGCCTCTATTTCTGAAAAATCAGAGTTTCGTAGTGGTCCTTTAAAAATGGATTTTCCCGGGCACTTGGTAACGGTGGATGAAGTGCATATCAAGCTGACCAGCACAGAGTTCAATATTCTCAAAGTTCTGATGCGCTATAAGGGGAAAGTGGTGACTCATCGGATGCTGCTGAATGAGGTCTGGGGGCCGAATTCAGTTGAACATACTCACTACCTACGAGTTTATGTGGGTGCTTTAAGGAAGAAGCTAAAAATTTCGGAAAACACGCCAGACATCATAGTGACTGAGGCTGGCGTGGGATATCGTCTTTTGGATCTTTGA
- a CDS encoding chalcone isomerase family protein translates to MKLLCASLFAVLLSVNASAALLTPASGGDKLEKVTLAPSASVQVEGESVTLTSIGAGLRAKKVVFVNVKVYVGQLYVSSPATFKKSDSEALTSLKEQKAVAIQLHFLRDVDAENVQKSFKEALTANKINTQEASIQQFLDTVAKGGEAKEGKALSIVGSHLKDGSESIIYETTAGNVTEVKGPAGFIEKIFSIWLGKPADDGVAQLKKSILK, encoded by the coding sequence ATGAAACTGCTTTGCGCTTCCTTATTCGCTGTGCTTTTGTCTGTAAACGCCTCGGCAGCCCTTCTGACGCCAGCCAGTGGTGGTGACAAACTTGAAAAAGTGACTTTGGCCCCGTCAGCCTCCGTGCAGGTGGAAGGTGAATCCGTCACACTAACGTCTATCGGCGCTGGACTGCGCGCTAAAAAGGTGGTTTTCGTTAACGTGAAAGTCTATGTGGGTCAGCTTTACGTTTCATCCCCCGCGACTTTTAAAAAGTCAGACAGCGAGGCCTTAACGTCTTTGAAGGAGCAAAAAGCCGTCGCCATCCAGCTTCATTTCCTACGAGATGTGGATGCAGAAAATGTTCAGAAATCTTTCAAGGAAGCTCTCACTGCGAACAAAATCAATACCCAGGAAGCATCCATCCAGCAATTCCTAGACACGGTTGCCAAGGGCGGCGAAGCTAAAGAAGGAAAAGCTCTCAGCATCGTGGGCTCTCACCTAAAAGATGGCAGCGAGTCCATCATCTATGAAACAACGGCCGGCAATGTCACCGAAGTCAAAGGACCCGCAGGATTTATCGAAAAAATCTTTTCTATCTGGTTGGGCAAACCCGCTGACGACGGCGTCGCGCAACTAAAAAAATCCATTTTGAAATAA
- a CDS encoding HD domain-containing phosphohydrolase, with protein sequence MSETENTLLFRQRLELLILSDSDDVVNRAKKVVSTHFLTFRQLRFEELPEAISGDLMKAQLVLLAQGPDENLQSFSERVDKILRGFPRSRVVTVMAPSFSRENLEGTQNPRVTPLSQAEFFSTLKFEYVCLYRCRSQYFSIQVGDLFPMTKMTFPAFIRLSLNQRYLAVLYSNTLLTDERCQRLSQAEGLFIQIKDVEGYLQYIATYYDMSGAALKKRARALFLSLCYKSVYLNESLLFDFKMPSEAHLQAVYEDIKKTALELFQIMKSDESLWDIFREALQDDFWELWRAPWVAVYGALISVKSGVGDPMTVLLAALLADVGLYDLEESVTTSYYLSEDKNVSQEQQSSFEKHPLLSLNRCLIKKLPLEESIKTVLVCTHERVDEKGFPNQVPADKLPPEASIVLFAEKIDKAVLTTMRKTGVGFRFLKEKLWEAESTSPGSFSVDFLNKISESLL encoded by the coding sequence ATGAGCGAGACCGAAAACACCCTTCTTTTTCGACAAAGGCTAGAGCTTCTGATTCTTAGTGATTCAGATGACGTTGTAAATCGCGCCAAGAAGGTGGTTTCGACGCATTTTCTGACTTTTCGCCAGCTCAGATTTGAAGAACTTCCCGAAGCTATATCGGGCGATCTGATGAAAGCGCAGCTGGTGTTGTTGGCGCAGGGACCTGACGAGAATCTGCAAAGTTTTTCCGAAAGAGTTGATAAAATTCTGCGGGGATTTCCGCGCTCACGTGTTGTGACTGTGATGGCGCCATCCTTTTCCCGAGAAAACTTGGAAGGAACGCAGAATCCGCGGGTGACGCCGCTTTCCCAGGCCGAGTTTTTTTCAACTTTAAAATTTGAATACGTTTGTTTGTATCGCTGTCGTTCGCAGTATTTTTCAATTCAAGTCGGTGATCTTTTTCCGATGACGAAGATGACCTTTCCCGCTTTTATTCGTCTATCCTTGAATCAAAGATATCTGGCGGTGCTTTACAGTAATACTCTTTTGACCGATGAAAGATGCCAGAGATTGAGTCAGGCCGAAGGGCTTTTTATTCAGATCAAAGACGTCGAAGGTTATCTGCAGTATATCGCGACTTACTATGATATGTCGGGGGCCGCTTTGAAAAAGCGCGCGCGGGCACTTTTTCTGAGTCTTTGCTATAAGTCGGTGTATCTTAATGAAAGTCTTCTTTTTGATTTTAAGATGCCGTCTGAGGCGCACCTTCAGGCTGTCTATGAAGATATAAAGAAAACAGCCTTGGAGCTTTTTCAAATCATGAAGTCGGACGAAAGCTTGTGGGATATTTTTCGCGAGGCTTTGCAGGATGATTTCTGGGAGTTGTGGCGAGCCCCGTGGGTGGCCGTGTATGGCGCGCTGATTTCGGTCAAAAGTGGTGTTGGTGACCCGATGACGGTGTTGTTGGCGGCTCTTTTGGCCGACGTCGGTCTTTATGATCTGGAAGAATCCGTGACCACAAGTTACTATCTTTCAGAAGATAAAAACGTTTCGCAAGAACAACAAAGTTCTTTCGAGAAACATCCTCTTTTGTCTTTAAACCGCTGTCTGATCAAAAAGCTTCCCTTAGAAGAATCTATCAAAACTGTCCTTGTCTGTACCCATGAGCGGGTCGACGAAAAAGGTTTCCCTAATCAAGTGCCTGCAGACAAGCTTCCACCCGAGGCTTCGATCGTTCTTTTTGCCGAAAAAATTGACAAAGCCGTGTTGACGACGATGCGCAAGACCGGCGTAGGCTTTCGTTTCTTAAAAGAAAAGCTCTGGGAGGCAGAAAGCACTTCGCCTGGCAGCTTTAGTGTCGATTTTTTAAATAAAATCAGTGAATCTTTACTTTAA
- a CDS encoding RidA family protein, whose amino-acid sequence MKKVIHTDNAPKAVGPYSQAVQMGDFLFCSGQISIDPKTNEVFTGDIKTQTQMVMKNVEAVLAAANMNFSNIVKTTIFITNMNDFATVNEVYAQFFKEAPPARSTVAVAGLPKGVNVEIEVLAHR is encoded by the coding sequence ATGAAAAAAGTTATTCATACAGACAATGCTCCCAAAGCTGTCGGACCCTATTCTCAGGCTGTGCAAATGGGGGATTTTTTGTTCTGCTCTGGACAGATTTCTATCGACCCCAAAACAAACGAAGTCTTTACGGGCGACATCAAAACGCAAACGCAGATGGTGATGAAAAATGTTGAAGCTGTGTTGGCAGCCGCGAACATGAATTTTTCAAACATCGTGAAGACGACTATTTTCATCACGAATATGAATGATTTTGCGACGGTGAATGAGGTTTACGCCCAGTTCTTCAAAGAAGCTCCTCCAGCTCGCTCAACAGTGGCGGTGGCCGGTCTTCCTAAAGGTGTGAACGTTGAAATCGAAGTTTTGGCGCATCGCTAA
- a CDS encoding YdcF family protein, with the protein MKSKFWRIAKILLRSRPFWVLLIFVGTVFYRFYDEYQNVQRETVQSWLKTPAADCAVVLTGGAGRVREGFDLLANQNVKKLVISGVYSNARLREIMPVWPFYGNLTENDVVLDRRSETTYGNAQQSLPIVEALKCRDILLVTSRLHMYRSYRTFRATFPENIYIKKHAIIGGRYESSVWETSFEALKSLFYSFWAY; encoded by the coding sequence TTGAAATCGAAGTTTTGGCGCATCGCTAAAATCTTATTGCGGTCTCGGCCTTTTTGGGTGCTTTTGATTTTCGTGGGGACGGTCTTTTACCGTTTCTACGATGAGTATCAAAATGTCCAGCGCGAGACCGTGCAATCCTGGTTGAAGACGCCGGCGGCTGATTGTGCCGTGGTGCTCACCGGGGGAGCCGGGCGAGTCCGCGAAGGATTCGATCTTCTGGCAAATCAGAACGTAAAAAAACTGGTGATCTCGGGTGTCTATTCAAATGCGCGCCTTCGCGAGATCATGCCTGTGTGGCCGTTCTATGGCAACCTGACGGAAAATGACGTCGTTTTAGATCGCCGTTCCGAAACCACTTACGGCAATGCTCAACAAAGTTTGCCGATCGTGGAAGCCCTGAAATGCCGGGATATTTTATTGGTGACCTCACGCCTTCATATGTACCGATCCTATCGCACCTTTCGGGCAACCTTTCCCGAGAACATCTACATAAAAAAGCACGCCATCATCGGCGGTCGTTACGAGTCTTCAGTCTGGGAAACCTCTTTTGAAGCTCTGAAATCTTTGTTTTACTCTTTCTGGGCGTATTAA
- a CDS encoding ABC transporter permease, giving the protein MTSLLAQIDSLGRFVTKNVEYTVRVFLMVYLSLRATVLDKAQGFRQIVGVLSAQIYFTGWQALPLISVLALGVGAVMILQSLSNLTLLGGTQMIGSFLIVMVLREAGPLLVALVVIARSGTAVASEIGNMRANREIEALESMGINPLSFIVFPRVVGGVLSVLGLAFYFNAIALIGGFLVTCFVQDMSLTFYTDSLMKAFAKEDVLIFFLKNGFSGVIIFVVSCYQGLSVKRSPHEVPQVTTQAVVNSIIFVIIFNLMVSALFYLNQLRSLGVV; this is encoded by the coding sequence ATGACTTCTTTACTGGCGCAGATTGATTCGCTAGGGAGATTTGTTACAAAAAATGTGGAATACACGGTGCGTGTGTTCCTGATGGTCTATCTTTCTTTGCGTGCCACGGTCTTGGATAAGGCTCAGGGGTTCCGCCAGATTGTGGGCGTCCTTTCTGCACAGATTTATTTCACTGGATGGCAGGCTTTACCGTTGATTTCCGTGCTGGCCTTAGGGGTTGGCGCCGTCATGATTCTACAATCGCTTTCGAATCTAACATTATTGGGTGGCACTCAGATGATTGGCAGTTTTCTGATTGTCATGGTCTTGCGTGAAGCGGGTCCGTTGTTAGTGGCTTTGGTTGTCATTGCGCGATCCGGGACGGCGGTGGCGTCAGAGATCGGGAACATGCGCGCCAATCGGGAAATCGAAGCTTTAGAAAGCATGGGTATCAATCCGCTCAGTTTCATTGTCTTTCCCCGTGTGGTGGGGGGCGTTTTGAGTGTCTTGGGTTTGGCTTTTTACTTCAATGCGATCGCGTTGATTGGCGGATTTCTGGTCACCTGTTTTGTGCAGGATATGTCATTGACGTTCTACACGGATTCTTTGATGAAAGCCTTCGCCAAAGAGGATGTTTTGATTTTCTTCCTGAAGAATGGGTTCAGCGGCGTGATCATTTTCGTCGTATCTTGTTATCAGGGTCTTTCGGTAAAGCGTTCGCCTCACGAGGTGCCGCAAGTCACCACTCAGGCCGTGGTGAATAGTATTATTTTCGTGATTATTTTTAATCTTATGGTTTCAGCTTTGTTTTATTTAAATCAACTTCGCAGTCTAGGGGTGGTCTGA
- a CDS encoding ATP-binding cassette domain-containing protein — MKIESLKFEGVTFTHDGQDPIVQNVDFDFPMNEILWVKAEEGAGKSSLLQILAGLQIPQSGKYLINGENVCDMSFEEFLPYRLQIGYSFDYGGLINNRSLFDNLMLPLLYHKVVSPEEAKARVEDLLKEFGVEKFASERPAHVPGRIRKLTCLLRALVMRPQILLLDDPSVGLGQDSVYAFVDHVHRLRKEGHCNHVFISSYDEKFMNLFAYQIIHLDEGQLYFQAVDPEKRVVHL, encoded by the coding sequence ATGAAAATCGAAAGTCTTAAATTTGAAGGCGTGACGTTCACACATGACGGACAGGATCCGATTGTTCAGAACGTGGATTTTGACTTCCCTATGAATGAAATTCTTTGGGTGAAGGCGGAAGAGGGGGCTGGCAAAAGTTCCCTGCTGCAGATCTTAGCGGGTTTGCAAATACCTCAATCGGGTAAATACCTTATCAATGGCGAAAATGTCTGCGATATGTCGTTTGAAGAGTTTTTACCCTATCGCTTGCAGATCGGCTACTCCTTTGACTACGGCGGTCTGATCAACAACCGCAGTTTATTCGACAATCTGATGTTGCCGCTTCTTTATCATAAGGTGGTGTCTCCCGAAGAGGCGAAGGCTCGTGTTGAAGACTTGCTGAAAGAATTTGGAGTGGAAAAATTTGCATCTGAGCGTCCGGCCCATGTTCCTGGTCGCATTCGCAAATTAACCTGTCTGTTGCGTGCGTTGGTGATGCGGCCTCAAATTTTACTTTTGGATGATCCAAGCGTGGGGCTGGGGCAGGACAGCGTTTACGCCTTTGTGGATCACGTCCACAGACTGCGTAAAGAAGGGCACTGCAATCATGTTTTCATCAGCTCTTATGATGAAAAATTTATGAATTTATTTGCATACCAGATTATTCATTTGGACGAAGGGCAATTGTACTTCCAGGCCGTCGATCCAGAGAAAAGAGTTGTTCATCTATGA
- a CDS encoding MlaD family protein, which produces MMKVKFNKFERVAGLFIVVAIFGIILTAISAAVKQGWFEPKVRYSTTFENADGLHQGTLVQMSGLRAGAVESVELESDNRIRVSFYILGKFQDRVRENSTVQLIRPFVIGERVLDLSVGSEQFEVMPAYSSVKSLETVDLMTLMSGKNMNSYLSKLGGILESMQVIMDAFADKSRAESMVRVFDRLDPLMKNLNTMSMEVIKLSRQATHDDGVQKLVGNLAVTTQEINRILPELNEENPQLAKDLAVMTQNLATVTRALGPAVKAVEPELPGASVRLVEALNETVVVLKAMQKSFFMRGSVREVLDEEASHRLPANTQDAK; this is translated from the coding sequence ATGATGAAGGTGAAGTTTAATAAGTTTGAACGAGTGGCCGGACTTTTCATTGTCGTGGCGATCTTCGGAATTATTTTGACGGCGATCAGTGCTGCCGTCAAACAAGGCTGGTTTGAGCCGAAGGTTCGTTATTCAACGACGTTTGAAAATGCCGATGGTCTTCATCAGGGGACACTGGTGCAGATGTCGGGTTTGCGAGCCGGCGCCGTGGAATCTGTTGAACTGGAAAGCGACAATCGTATTCGCGTCAGTTTTTATATCTTGGGAAAATTTCAAGATCGTGTGCGCGAAAACAGCACGGTGCAGTTGATTCGGCCCTTTGTTATCGGTGAGCGAGTGCTTGATTTGTCCGTTGGCAGTGAGCAGTTTGAAGTCATGCCGGCCTATAGCTCGGTCAAGTCATTGGAGACGGTGGACTTAATGACTTTGATGAGCGGCAAGAACATGAACTCATATTTAAGCAAGCTCGGTGGCATTTTGGAGAGTATGCAGGTTATTATGGATGCCTTTGCGGATAAGAGCCGTGCTGAAAGCATGGTTCGCGTGTTTGACCGCCTGGATCCGCTGATGAAGAATTTAAATACCATGTCGATGGAAGTGATTAAGCTTTCCCGTCAGGCCACCCATGACGATGGTGTGCAAAAGCTGGTCGGAAATCTGGCGGTAACAACTCAGGAAATCAATCGTATCTTGCCCGAGTTGAACGAAGAAAATCCGCAGTTGGCTAAAGACCTCGCTGTCATGACTCAAAATCTGGCGACTGTGACCAGGGCCTTAGGGCCCGCGGTGAAGGCGGTAGAGCCTGAGCTTCCGGGAGCCAGTGTCAGATTGGTAGAGGCTTTGAATGAAACCGTGGTGGTTTTAAAAGCCATGCAGAAAAGTTTCTTCATGCGGGGAAGTGTCCGAGAGGTCCTCGACGAAGAAGCCTCACATCGTTTGCCAGCCAATACCCAAGACGCAAAATAG
- a CDS encoding FtsX-like permease family protein: MLVGHLFRHFIFSKRAGSLVKRISWLSMIGIAISVTAFLVVLFVMNGMNATIKKRILGLEPHLYVQAAGTSSAAMLEAHPVFQRLKENPENKAYVYETQDVIIRSQDGQFRGGIARGVTRESLGYFIEQLQQMERPQRPSDSPSYFWDPQDVPEEGEIIMGVDLAQSLGVFEGDYVTLVSPSGLLLPPGETPKFERLRVKRIVTTSLADVDAQYVFYQRGKALNSLVEEGMRKLGIEVWLPAGVAVDTVKEDLLKFDGVHVETWMDRNSALLYALKLEKLTIGTFLGLAGMIAASSILTVLALLLSQKRRDIAILRTIGFSGKQTVRTFTQLGFILASVGVLTGVILGTGLSLYIEANPIQLAASQIYYDPSIPALVDFTLVFGVLLVSALIAWFGSYIPARTASEVQPSDALRMK; the protein is encoded by the coding sequence ATGTTAGTGGGTCACCTTTTCCGTCATTTTATTTTTTCCAAAAGAGCAGGTTCTTTAGTTAAAAGAATTTCCTGGCTTTCGATGATTGGTATTGCCATCAGTGTGACGGCTTTTTTGGTGGTGCTCTTTGTAATGAATGGCATGAATGCGACGATTAAAAAACGCATTCTGGGTTTAGAGCCGCATCTTTACGTCCAGGCCGCAGGGACTTCCAGTGCCGCGATGCTGGAGGCGCATCCGGTGTTTCAACGTCTGAAAGAAAATCCTGAAAACAAAGCCTATGTTTATGAAACCCAGGATGTGATTATCCGCAGTCAGGATGGTCAGTTTCGTGGTGGCATTGCCCGGGGGGTGACTCGAGAAAGCCTGGGGTATTTCATTGAACAGCTTCAGCAGATGGAACGCCCTCAGCGCCCCAGTGATTCGCCGTCCTACTTCTGGGATCCCCAGGATGTTCCTGAAGAGGGCGAGATTATCATGGGTGTGGATTTAGCCCAGTCTTTAGGGGTTTTTGAAGGGGACTATGTGACTTTGGTGTCACCGTCGGGTTTGTTGTTGCCTCCAGGAGAAACGCCAAAGTTTGAGCGTTTGCGCGTGAAAAGAATTGTGACCACAAGTCTTGCGGACGTGGATGCCCAGTATGTTTTTTATCAGCGTGGAAAAGCGTTGAACTCTTTGGTGGAAGAAGGCATGCGCAAGTTGGGTATTGAGGTGTGGTTACCTGCGGGTGTCGCTGTGGATACCGTGAAAGAGGACTTGCTAAAATTCGATGGCGTTCATGTCGAAACTTGGATGGATCGAAATTCTGCGCTCTTGTATGCTCTGAAGTTGGAAAAGCTCACTATTGGAACTTTTTTGGGATTGGCGGGAATGATTGCCGCGAGTTCTATCTTAACAGTGCTGGCCCTTTTGCTTTCGCAAAAAAGACGCGATATCGCCATTCTACGAACTATTGGTTTTTCAGGGAAGCAAACCGTGCGTACCTTTACGCAATTGGGTTTTATTCTGGCCTCTGTCGGCGTTCTAACAGGTGTGATTCTGGGGACAGGTTTAAGTCTTTATATCGAAGCCAACCCTATACAATTGGCGGCTTCGCAGATCTACTATGATCCTAGTATCCCGGCCTTGGTGGATTTTACTTTGGTCTTCGGAGTTCTTTTGGTCAGCGCTTTGATCGCCTGGTTTGGGTCCTATATCCCGGCGCGAACAGCATCAGAGGTGCAACCCTCTGATGCCTTAAGAATGAAATAA
- a CDS encoding 2,3,4,5-tetrahydropyridine-2,6-dicarboxylate N-succinyltransferase — protein sequence MQNEVTQIYADVQNGKTVDTMTTTELKSIFETIEGLDSGRLRVCEKTASGWITHEWIKKAILLYFRIQKMDVMTAGDFTYFDKIPVKQWSEEEGVRVVPHALARKGCFIEKGAILMPSYVNIGAYVGSGTMVDTWATVGSCAQIGKNVHLSGGVGIGGVLEPVQASPVIVEDNVFIGSRCIVVEGALIEEGAVLGAGVTITASTKIIDVTGPTPVEYKGRVPANCVVIPGTQMKEFASGTYGVPCALIIGKRKPSTDLKTSLTDALRDYQVSV from the coding sequence ATGCAGAATGAAGTGACACAGATCTACGCTGATGTTCAGAACGGAAAAACTGTCGACACCATGACGACAACCGAACTGAAATCTATTTTCGAAACCATCGAAGGTTTGGACTCAGGCCGCCTGCGTGTTTGTGAAAAGACTGCCAGTGGTTGGATCACTCACGAGTGGATAAAAAAGGCCATCTTGCTGTACTTCCGAATTCAAAAAATGGATGTGATGACGGCGGGCGACTTCACTTACTTCGACAAGATTCCAGTGAAACAGTGGAGCGAAGAAGAAGGCGTTCGCGTTGTCCCTCATGCACTTGCACGCAAAGGTTGCTTTATTGAAAAAGGCGCCATCCTTATGCCCTCTTATGTCAATATCGGAGCTTACGTCGGATCAGGCACCATGGTCGACACTTGGGCCACCGTCGGCTCATGCGCACAAATCGGCAAGAATGTGCATCTTTCTGGTGGCGTCGGCATCGGTGGGGTTCTTGAACCCGTTCAGGCCTCTCCCGTCATCGTCGAAGACAATGTTTTTATCGGCAGCCGTTGCATCGTTGTCGAAGGTGCCTTGATTGAAGAAGGCGCGGTTCTTGGCGCCGGCGTGACCATCACTGCCAGCACTAAAATCATTGATGTCACAGGCCCTACCCCGGTCGAATACAAAGGCCGAGTCCCTGCTAACTGCGTTGTCATTCCGGGAACTCAGATGAAAGAATTTGCTTCAGGCACATACGGTGTTCCGTGCGCATTGATCATTGGTAAAAGAAAGCCAAGCACCGACTTAAAGACATCTTTGACCGACGCTCTTCGCGACTATCAAGTGAGTGTTTAG